The Cucumis melo cultivar AY chromosome 6, USDA_Cmelo_AY_1.0, whole genome shotgun sequence genome includes a region encoding these proteins:
- the LOC103490844 gene encoding histone-lysine N-methyltransferase, H3 lysine-9 specific SUVH6-like, translating to MSLTCNDSTERIQKLNIENGDSFSHPELLKYKRRKVSVVRDFPPGCGRSLLQNTSTVTKGVIGDIIESPPSLHHEVLGSVEMPNANTTLEATIKRTNISCLEDGHKTANVESSLLNEDLEGKDESFKNIKNSIGDEPSLKDLHGVVVSGIGEEVLEPSKSRPCSSPDGTTFVSNGKDVKELVVRKYPPRRKVSAIRDFPPFCGQNAPPLSKEKGSLVIVSQNNFEHQYKLSKLDKDDECVGDNARKEECNIELVEDVTKLTVDKICTDVMVEPIKATKMDDKCGSKNKCTSERTKTSCSDQFKFDKKRKSTLNEVKEIMEKEIEVYTREVPSEENISNIPSRQNQLKLVPCEQTLAAERPVVLGLMASSTCPWRQGKLNLKPSPGGGSNGKKVKKRDLRQLEKTKSILKEDGKEYQKNSSKTSIVEKDVNGDMHQLVVAGSMDTSINVDENNNSHVNYRSNNTNVSLIPFSQINESGSEQGSDSKGTRTRVRETLRLFHAVCRKLLQEDEAGKKVQGSAPRRIDFIAAKILKDKGKYVNVCKQILGQVPGVEVGDEFRYRIELNIIGLHRQTQGGIDYVKCGQKILATSIVASGGYANNLDNSDVLIYTGQGGNMMHSDKKPEDQKLERGNLALKNSFDEKSPVRVIRGSESSDGRTYVYDGLYLVEKWWQDMGPHGKLIFKFQLCRIPGQPELAWKEIKRSKKFKVREGLCVDDISQGKESAPICAVNIIDNEKPPPFNYITKMIYPDWCRPLPLKGCDCTDGCSDSERCYCAVLNGGEIPFNHNGAIVEAKTLVYECGLSCKCPPSCHNRVSQHGIKFQLEIFKTKSRGWGVRSLNSIPSGSFICEYIGELLEDKEAEQRTGNDEYLFDIGNNYSDNSLWDGLSTLLPDAQANACDIMEDGSFTIDAASYGNIGRFINHSCTPNLYAQNVLYDHEDKRIPHIMFFAAENIPPLQELSYHYNYMMDQVRDSEGNIKKKRCYCGSAECTGWMY from the coding sequence ATGTCACTCACATGTAATGATTCCACAGAGAGGATTCAAAAGTTGAATATTGAAAATGGTGATTCTTTTTCACATCCAGAGCTACTTAAATATAAAAGACGTAAAGTCTCTGTTGTTCGAGATTTCCCTCCCGGCTGTGGTCGAAGTCTTTTGCAAAACACTTCAACCGTAACAAAAGGTGTGATAGGTGATATAATTGAGAGTCCTCCTTCACTGCATCATGAAGTGTTGGGAAGCGTGGAGATGCCAAATGCAAATACCACTTTAGAAGCTACCATAAAAAGAACTAATATTTCGTGTCTAGAGGATGGGCACAAAACAGCGAATGTTGAATCATCATTGTTGAATGAGGATTTGGAAGGCAAAGAtgaatcttttaaaaatataaaaaattctaTTGGAGATGAACCTTCTTTGAAAGATTTGCATGGAGTGGTTGTTTCTGGCATAGGGGAAGAGGTACTTGAGCCCAGTAAGTCGAGACCTTGCTCATCACCTGATGGCACTACCTTTGTTTCTAATGGCAAGGACGTGAAAGAACTTGTGGTAAGAAAATACCCTCCTAGAAGAAAAGTTTCGGCTATTAGAGATTTTCCTCCCTTTTGTGGCCAAAATGCCCCTCCTTTATCCAAAGAGAAGGGTTCCCTCGTGATTGTCTCTCAGAATAATTTCGAGCATCAGTATAAGCTATCGAAATTGGATAAGGATGATGAATGTGTGGGAGATAATGCTCGCAAAGAAGAATGCAATATTGAATTGGTAGAGGATGTGACCAAGTTAACCGTGGATAAAATTTGTACTGATGTGATGGTGGAACCTATTAAAGCAACAAAGATGGACGATAAATGTGGTTCAAAAAACAAATGTACATCAGAACGAACGAAAACTTCTTGTAGTGATCAATTCAAGTTTGATAAGAAGCGTAAGAGTACTCTGAATGAAGTGAAGGAAATTATGGAGAAGGAAATAGAGGTTTACACTAGAGAGGTGCCTTCAgaagaaaatatttcaaatattccCTCCCGTCAGAATCAGTTGAAACTTGTACCTTGCGAGCAAACTCTTGCAGCTGAGAGACCTGTTGTGTTAGGTCTTATGGCTTCATCGACTTGTCCTTGGAGGCAAGGCAAATTGAACCTCAAGCCCTCTCCAGGAGGTGGATCAAATGGGAAAAAAGTGAAGAAGCGTGACTTGAGGCAAttagagaaaacaaaatcaatcTTAAAAGAGGATGGAAAAGAGTATCAGAAAAATTCTTCAAAGACATCTATTGTTGAAAAAGATGTTAATGGGGATATGCATCAGCTAGTTGTTGCAGGTAGCATGGACACAAGTATCAATGTTGATGAAAATAACAATTCTCATGTGAATTATAGATCCAATAATACTAATGTGAGCCTTATTCCATTTTCTCAAATTAATGAAAGTGGAAGTGAGCAAGGGAGTGATTCTAAAGGTACTAGGACTAGAGTAAGGGAGACATTGAGACTTTTCCATGCTGTATGTAGGAAGCTCTTGCAAGAAGATGAAGCTGGAAAAAAGGTCCAAGGAAGTGCACCTAGGAGGATTGATTTTATAGCAGCAAAAATTCTTAAGGATAAAGGGAAATATGTTAATGTGTGCAAACAAATTTTAGGACAAGTCCCAGGAGTCGAAGTTGGTGATGAGTTTCGATATAGGATAGAACTTAATATTATTGGACTTCATCGCCAAACTCAGGGTGGGATAGATTATGTGAAGTGCGGTCAAAAGATTCTTGCTACTAGTATTGTTGCTTCGGGGGGCTATGCTAATAACCTCGATAACTCAGATGTCTTGATTTACACAGGACAAGGAGGAAATATGATGCATTCAGACAAAAAACCCGAAGACCAAAAGCTTGAACGAGGAAATCTTGCATTGAAGAATAGTTTTGATGAAAAGAGTCCGGTTAGAGTGATTCGTGGCTCTGAGTCATCTGATGGAAGAACATATGTCTATGATGGGCTATATTTGGTGGAGAAATGGTGGCAAGATATGGGTCCTCATGGTAAGCTTATATTCAAGTTTCAGTTGTGTCGAATTCCAGGTCAGCCTGAACTTGCTTGGAAAGAAATAAAGAGGTCTAAAAAGTTCAAAGTAAGAGAAGGTCTTTGCGTTGACGATATTTCTCAAGGAAAAGAATCAGCTCCTATTTGTGCAGTGAACATCATAGATAATGAGAAGCCACCACCATTTAATTACATCACTAAAATGATATATCCTGACTGGTGTCGCCCACTTCCTCTTAAGGGTTGTGATTGTACAGACGGGTGCTCAGATTCAGAGAGATGTTATTGTGCGGTCTTAAATGGAGGAGAGATCCCATTTAATCACAATGGGGCAATTGTTGAGGCAAAGACTCTTGTCTATGAGTGTGGTCTTTCATGCAAGTGTCCTCCTTCTTGTCATAATCGAGTTAGTCAACATGGTATCAAATTTCAGCTGGAAATTTTTAAAACCAAATCAAGGGGATGGGGTGTGAGATCCCTAAATTCAATCCCCTCAGGAAGCTTTATTTGCGAGTATATAGGGGAACTTCTCGAGGATAAGGAAGCAGAGCAGAGAACTGGTAATGATGAGTACTTGTTCGATATTGGGAATAACTATAGTGACAATTCTCTTTGGGATGGACTTTCAACCCTCTTGCCTGATGCACAAGCGAATGCTTGCGATATCATGGAGGATGGAAGTTTTACCATTGACGCGGCAAGCTATGGGAACATTGGGAGATTTATCAACCATAGTTGTACACCCAATCTTTATGCCCAAAATGTGCTTTATGATCATGAGGATAAGAGAATTCCGCATATTATGTTCTTTGCCGCTGAGAACATTCCTCCTTTACAAGAACTATCTTACCATTACAACTATATGATGGATCAAGTTCGTGATTCAGAAggaaatattaaaaagaagagATGTTATTGTGGTTCTGCAGAATGTACTGGTTGGATGTATTGA